A genomic stretch from Mycobacterium malmoense includes:
- a CDS encoding CYTH and CHAD domain-containing protein, whose amino-acid sequence MPRPSRHLEVERKFDVVESTVAPSFEGIAAVARVEKTPTQSLDATYFDTPTQDLARNKITLRRRTGGPDAGWHLKLPAGPDARTEIRAPLDASGAGHDTVPAELLDVVLAIVRDRPLQPVARIATEREAQVLYGVEGQALAEFSNDHVTAWATGGSDASPAEQEWREWELELIPTNGAVDTDLLSRLSNRLLDAGAAPAGHASKLARVLGATARPNGTRLPADPVHRAVGEQVDELLVWDRAVRADADDAVHQMRVTIRKIRSLLADAQDSFGPSDNAWILDELRELANVLGTARDAEVLAERYQLALDGLPPQLVRGRVRERLVEGARRRYQTGLRRSLIAMRSQRYFRLLDALDAVVAETPATVSGEDRAPVTVDAAYKKVRKSAKAAARVEPGAEHERDLALHRIRKRAKRLRYTAAAIGAARVSEQAKVIQTLLGDHHDSVVSREHLSHQAEVAHNAGEDTFTYGLLYQQEADLAERCRQQLDDALRKLAKSVRKAGH is encoded by the coding sequence ATGCCAAGACCCTCTCGCCATCTGGAAGTGGAGCGCAAGTTCGACGTCGTCGAGTCCACGGTGGCACCGTCCTTCGAAGGCATCGCCGCGGTTGCTCGCGTCGAGAAGACGCCGACCCAATCGCTGGACGCGACGTACTTCGACACGCCGACGCAGGACCTGGCACGCAACAAGATCACCCTGCGGCGGCGCACCGGTGGCCCGGACGCGGGTTGGCACCTGAAGTTGCCGGCCGGACCCGACGCCCGCACCGAGATCCGCGCTCCGCTGGACGCATCCGGCGCCGGCCACGACACCGTGCCGGCCGAGTTGCTGGATGTCGTGCTGGCGATTGTCCGCGACCGCCCGCTGCAACCGGTCGCGCGCATCGCCACCGAACGCGAAGCCCAGGTGCTGTACGGCGTCGAGGGTCAAGCGCTCGCGGAGTTCAGCAACGACCACGTCACCGCGTGGGCGACCGGGGGCTCCGACGCATCCCCCGCCGAACAGGAATGGCGCGAGTGGGAACTCGAGCTCATCCCGACGAACGGGGCCGTCGACACCGACTTGTTGAGCCGGTTGAGCAATCGACTGCTCGACGCCGGCGCCGCGCCCGCCGGCCACGCCTCCAAGCTGGCGCGGGTGCTCGGTGCCACCGCGCGGCCCAACGGGACGCGGCTGCCGGCGGACCCGGTGCATCGCGCGGTGGGAGAGCAGGTCGACGAGCTGCTGGTGTGGGATCGGGCCGTTCGCGCCGACGCCGACGATGCCGTGCACCAAATGCGGGTAACCATCCGGAAGATCCGCAGCCTGCTGGCCGACGCCCAGGATTCGTTCGGGCCGTCCGACAACGCGTGGATCCTCGACGAGCTGCGGGAGCTGGCCAATGTGCTGGGCACGGCCCGTGACGCCGAGGTGCTCGCCGAGCGTTACCAGCTGGCCCTGGACGGGCTGCCGCCGCAGCTGGTGCGTGGGCGCGTCCGGGAACGCCTCGTCGAGGGTGCCCGACGCCGCTACCAGACCGGGCTGCGGCGGTCCTTGATCGCGATGCGGTCGCAGCGATACTTTCGGCTGCTCGACGCCCTCGACGCGGTGGTGGCCGAAACCCCTGCCACTGTTTCGGGCGAGGATCGGGCGCCGGTGACCGTCGATGCCGCCTATAAGAAGGTCCGCAAGTCCGCGAAGGCCGCCGCGCGGGTGGAACCGGGGGCCGAGCACGAACGCGACCTGGCGCTACACCGAATCCGCAAGCGCGCCAAGCGGCTTCGCTACACCGCGGCGGCGATCGGCGCGGCGCGGGTGTCCGAGCAGGCGAAGGTCATCCAGACGCTGCTCGGCGATCACCACGACAGCGTGGTCAGCCGGGAACACCTCAGCCATCAGGCCGAGGTCGCGCACAACGCCGGCGAGGACACCTTCACCTACGGTCTGCTGTACCAGCAGGAGGCCGACTTGGCCGAGAGGTGCCGTCAGCAGCTCGACGACGCGCTGCGCAAACTCGCCAAGTCGGTGCGCAAGGCCGGGCATTAG
- a CDS encoding ferredoxin, producing MTRVSVDDDRCTGHGRCYTLAPDVFDADEVGHCVVLVAEVSGELEAQAAAGAQNCPEQAITLSR from the coding sequence ATGACCCGGGTCTCGGTCGACGACGACCGCTGCACTGGCCACGGCCGCTGCTACACCTTGGCCCCCGACGTCTTCGACGCCGACGAAGTGGGTCACTGTGTCGTGCTCGTCGCGGAGGTCTCGGGTGAGCTCGAGGCGCAGGCTGCCGCGGGCGCGCAGAACTGTCCCGAGCAGGCAATCACGCTGTCGCGCTGA
- a CDS encoding MarR family winged helix-turn-helix transcriptional regulator: MSQVGIDLETSLGYLLKEASSALRAAMEEVLRPLGMSVTHYSCLELLAQRPGLSNSELARGAFVTRQSMNVLLQALEREGYVTRPAQAPVGKVLPTRLTPRGRRSLKKASAAVRSVEVRMLAGITETEQSDVFRTLQSMIHSLREGNDGA, translated from the coding sequence ATGAGTCAAGTCGGTATCGACCTGGAGACGTCACTGGGCTACCTGCTGAAAGAGGCGTCGAGCGCCCTCCGCGCCGCCATGGAAGAGGTGCTGCGGCCGCTCGGGATGAGCGTGACGCACTACTCCTGCCTCGAGCTGCTGGCTCAACGACCGGGCTTGTCGAACTCCGAGCTCGCGCGGGGCGCGTTCGTGACACGGCAGTCGATGAACGTGCTGCTCCAGGCCCTGGAACGAGAGGGCTACGTGACCAGGCCTGCGCAGGCACCCGTCGGGAAGGTTCTTCCCACGCGGCTCACGCCTCGCGGCCGACGGAGCCTTAAGAAGGCGTCGGCGGCGGTCCGGTCCGTCGAGGTCAGAATGCTGGCCGGCATAACCGAGACCGAGCAGTCAGACGTGTTCCGGACCCTGCAGAGCATGATTCATTCCCTGCGCGAGGGCAACGACGGTGCATAG
- a CDS encoding VOC family protein has product MPATGPDFISLQARDLDASRAFYEQYLGLVRSQAGPPHAVVFETKPIAFALRDVVPGTDLASVAQPGIGAAIWLHATDVQAIHDALVADGHTIVSAPIDGPFGRTFTFADPDGYQVTLHDRA; this is encoded by the coding sequence ATGCCCGCCACCGGCCCCGACTTCATCTCGCTCCAAGCGCGCGACCTCGACGCTTCGCGGGCGTTCTACGAGCAGTACCTCGGCCTCGTCCGCTCGCAGGCCGGACCTCCGCACGCCGTCGTCTTCGAGACGAAGCCGATCGCGTTCGCACTCCGCGACGTCGTTCCCGGCACCGATCTCGCATCCGTCGCTCAGCCCGGCATCGGTGCCGCGATCTGGCTCCACGCCACCGACGTCCAGGCCATCCACGATGCTCTCGTCGCCGACGGTCACACCATCGTCTCCGCACCGATCGACGGCCCCTTCGGCCGGACATTCACGTTCGCCGACCCCGACGGCTACCAGGTCACTCTCCACGACCGCGCCTGA
- a CDS encoding PGRS repeat-containing protein → MVPVADAASAHADVLDLIVEPVINGISHGIEAGTAAGSDLGLTGLNLGVIGADIGTMGMDLGHVGASSLDLGNIGTIGLDVGHFGVSGLDLGNVGASGLDLVTLGAHGLDLNSVAIAAAANVDNLSSAAADIGNTGSSVVGGGLSPDWQNFIVTVFQDLIYGPIHNTGEAWINSPIGQPVDHIINAPFVTLTGRDLIGNGVNGLTGSNTSIDGTPGGWLFGDGGGGVDGGNGGAAGLIGNGGIGGAGIDGANGGTGGAGGWLFGNGGPGGAGGMSTSVNVAGGTGGTGGSAGFFGNGGAGGMGGQGAQGAVGVNPGENVTSSPAGNGTDGTILHFNGGAGANGTAGQPGGNGGTGTSVPGTQINGGNGGNGGAGGVGAPGGNGGTGGSGGGWPTTGGTGGTGGTGGAGAPGGNGGTGGVGQGGGWPDSPQSIGGVGGTGGTGGTGAAGGIGGTGGEGLGGTLAGNGGTGGTGGAGADNAGTGGMGGFGGNGGQGGILLGNGGVGGTGGVGGTGGTGAAGGAGGAGGTGGVGGGSENANMPSGTGGDGGTGGVGGTGGTGGMGGTGGVGGSGGFVGIGGNAGGGGAGGAGGVGGSGGAGGAAGAGGAPFEPGPDAPKWLPGVAGNPGEAGAAGAQGATGAVGPAGLAG, encoded by the coding sequence ATGGTCCCGGTGGCGGACGCGGCGTCGGCTCACGCCGACGTGCTTGATTTGATCGTCGAGCCAGTCATCAATGGCATCAGTCACGGAATCGAGGCGGGGACTGCGGCCGGCAGCGATTTGGGTCTGACCGGACTGAATCTTGGTGTCATCGGAGCCGACATCGGGACGATGGGCATGGACCTAGGCCACGTCGGCGCGTCGAGCCTAGATCTCGGCAACATAGGCACGATCGGTCTGGATGTGGGCCATTTCGGTGTGTCCGGACTGGATCTGGGTAACGTCGGCGCGTCTGGTCTCGACCTGGTAACTCTAGGTGCGCATGGCCTGGATTTGAATAGTGTCGCGATCGCAGCCGCCGCCAACGTGGATAACCTCAGTAGCGCAGCCGCCGATATTGGTAATACGGGCAGTTCCGTGGTGGGTGGAGGATTGTCTCCCGACTGGCAAAACTTCATTGTTACTGTCTTCCAAGATCTCATCTACGGGCCGATCCACAACACCGGCGAAGCCTGGATCAACAGTCCGATCGGCCAACCTGTCGATCACATCATTAACGCGCCATTTGTGACTTTGACTGGCCGCGACCTGATCGGCAATGGCGTCAATGGGTTAACTGGAAGCAACACCAGCATTGACGGCACGCCGGGCGGCTGGCTGTTCGGTGATGGCGGCGGCGGCGTTGACGGTGGCAACGGCGGCGCGGCCGGCTTGATCGGCAACGGCGGGATAGGCGGGGCCGGGATCGATGGCGCCAACGGTGGCACTGGCGGCGCCGGCGGATGGCTGTTCGGTAACGGTGGCCCCGGCGGTGCCGGGGGCATGTCGACCAGCGTGAACGTTGCCGGCGGAACTGGAGGGACCGGCGGCAGCGCCGGGTTCTTCGGTAACGGTGGCGCCGGCGGCATGGGCGGTCAAGGCGCCCAGGGGGCCGTCGGCGTTAACCCTGGTGAAAACGTCACCTCGTCGCCCGCCGGCAACGGAACCGACGGAACCATATTGCACTTCAACGGGGGAGCCGGCGCCAACGGCACCGCCGGGCAGCCCGGGGGTAATGGCGGCACTGGCACCAGCGTCCCCGGCACGCAGATCAACGGCGGCAACGGCGGCAATGGAGGCGCCGGCGGCGTCGGCGCACCGGGCGGCAACGGCGGCACAGGCGGGTCTGGCGGCGGCTGGCCTACTACCGGTGGGACCGGTGGCACCGGTGGGACCGGCGGCGCCGGCGCGCCAGGCGGCAACGGTGGTACCGGGGGCGTCGGTCAAGGCGGCGGCTGGCCCGACTCCCCCCAATCCATCGGTGGTGTCGGTGGGACCGGCGGCACGGGCGGCACAGGGGCTGCGGGCGGTATCGGCGGCACCGGGGGCGAGGGACTGGGCGGAACCCTGGCCGGCAATGGCGGCACTGGCGGTACGGGCGGCGCCGGCGCCGACAATGCCGGCACGGGCGGTATGGGCGGCTTCGGCGGCAACGGCGGCCAGGGCGGGATACTGCTCGGTAACGGCGGTGTCGGCGGCACAGGCGGTGTCGGCGGGACCGGGGGCACCGGCGCGGCGGGCGGCGCGGGCGGCGCCGGGGGCACCGGTGGCGTCGGCGGTGGCTCGGAGAACGCCAACATGCCTAGTGGTACCGGCGGTGACGGCGGTACCGGTGGTGTCGGCGGGACCGGTGGCACCGGTGGCATGGGCGGCACGGGCGGTGTCGGTGGCAGCGGCGGGTTCGTTGGTATTGGCGGCAATGCCGGAGGCGGCGGCGCCGGGGGCGCGGGCGGTGTCGGCGGCAGCGGTGGAGCCGGCGGCGCGGCCGGCGCGGGCGGGGCGCCCTTCGAACCAGGCCCTGACGCCCCCAAGTGGCTGCCCGGCGTGGCCGGCAATCCCGGCGAGGCCGGCGCGGCGGGCGCTCAAGGCGCGACCGGGGCCGTGGGCCCTGCGGGGCTAGCCGGCTGA
- a CDS encoding TetR-like C-terminal domain-containing protein, with protein sequence MKPPQPPNEPVPADIRASVMAAVLDELARWGVERFSVEALAERHRLDAAMIYRYWGDRQRLIVDAALADVETLSAATDTGSLRGDLRALARNVADRINTEEGRTFLRALVMDRRGHHDEDTRMKFWRARFAVVRAVVDRARERGELREGVNTLAAVQIVLAPLNIRALYSDADVDDDYCVAIADMAWHALARR encoded by the coding sequence ATGAAGCCGCCTCAACCACCCAACGAACCTGTCCCCGCGGACATCCGGGCGTCGGTGATGGCGGCAGTGCTCGACGAGTTGGCCCGCTGGGGTGTCGAGCGATTCAGCGTCGAGGCCTTGGCGGAGCGCCACCGCCTCGACGCGGCCATGATCTATCGGTACTGGGGCGATCGGCAACGACTCATCGTCGATGCGGCCCTCGCCGATGTTGAAACCTTGAGTGCCGCAACGGACACCGGGTCGCTGCGCGGAGACCTCCGGGCGTTGGCCCGGAATGTGGCCGACCGGATCAATACCGAGGAAGGCCGAACTTTCCTGCGGGCGTTGGTCATGGACCGTCGTGGGCATCACGACGAAGATACTCGAATGAAGTTCTGGCGGGCGCGTTTCGCTGTCGTGCGCGCGGTCGTGGATCGGGCCAGGGAGCGTGGCGAATTGCGCGAGGGCGTGAACACACTGGCCGCTGTGCAGATCGTGTTGGCGCCGCTCAACATTCGTGCTCTTTACTCCGACGCCGACGTCGACGACGACTACTGCGTGGCCATCGCCGACATGGCATGGCATGCGCTCGCCCGTAGATAG
- a CDS encoding bifunctional RNase H/acid phosphatase has protein sequence MKVVIEADGGSRGNPGPAGYGAVVRTADRSTVLAEAKQDIGVATNNVAEYRGLIAGLDDALKLGATEATVFLDSKLLVEQMSGRWKVKHPGLIELHAQARKLAARFDRISYAWIPRARNSHADRLANEAMDAADRADDPAENSAPPATESPKTVAAQSSAPGWTGARGTPTRLLLLRHGQTELSAQRRYSGRGNPALTDVGRQQAGAAARYLAQRGGIAAVFSSPLQRAYDTAATAAKALGLDVSVDDDLIETDFGAWEGLTFGEAAQRDPELHRRWLRDTGTTPPGGECFDDVLDRVLRVRQRIVAAHQGATVLVVSHVTPIKMLLRLALDAGPGILYRLHLDLASLSIAEFYSDGASSVRLVNQTGYL, from the coding sequence GTGAAAGTCGTCATCGAGGCCGACGGCGGGTCGCGCGGCAACCCCGGACCGGCGGGATACGGCGCGGTGGTGCGCACCGCGGACCGCTCGACCGTGCTGGCCGAGGCCAAGCAGGACATCGGCGTGGCGACCAACAACGTCGCCGAATACCGTGGTCTGATAGCCGGTTTAGACGACGCTCTGAAACTGGGCGCCACCGAGGCCACGGTTTTCTTGGATTCCAAGTTGTTGGTGGAGCAGATGTCCGGGCGATGGAAGGTCAAGCACCCCGGCCTGATCGAGCTGCACGCCCAGGCCCGGAAGCTGGCGGCGCGGTTCGACCGGATCAGCTATGCGTGGATTCCGCGGGCTCGCAACTCGCACGCGGACCGGTTGGCCAACGAGGCGATGGACGCCGCGGACCGGGCCGACGACCCCGCCGAGAATTCCGCGCCACCGGCGACAGAGTCCCCGAAAACCGTTGCGGCCCAATCCTCGGCGCCCGGATGGACCGGTGCGCGTGGGACGCCGACCAGGTTGCTGTTGCTGCGGCACGGACAGACCGAGTTGTCGGCGCAGCGCCGCTATTCCGGGCGCGGCAACCCGGCGCTGACCGACGTGGGGCGGCAGCAGGCGGGGGCCGCGGCGCGGTACCTGGCGCAACGCGGCGGGATCGCCGCGGTCTTCTCCTCGCCCCTGCAACGGGCCTACGACACCGCGGCCACGGCCGCCAAGGCGTTGGGCCTGGACGTGAGCGTCGACGACGATCTGATCGAGACCGACTTCGGGGCGTGGGAAGGCCTGACGTTCGGCGAGGCGGCCCAGCGTGATCCGGAGCTGCATCGGCGCTGGCTGCGCGACACCGGCACCACGCCACCGGGCGGTGAATGCTTCGATGATGTGCTCGACCGGGTGCTGCGGGTGCGCCAACGAATCGTCGCCGCACACCAAGGCGCGACGGTGCTGGTGGTATCGCACGTGACGCCGATCAAGATGCTGCTGCGGCTGGCGTTGGACGCCGGGCCGGGCATTCTATACCGGCTGCACCTGGACCTGGCGTCGTTGAGCATCGCCGAGTTCTATTCCGACGGAGCGTCTTCGGTGCGGCTGGTGAACCAGACGGGCTATCTCTAG
- a CDS encoding zinc ribbon domain-containing protein, which yields MKAEVAQQRSLLELSKLDAELSRIAHRAAHLPQQEAYERMQAEHTAAGDRLAAVRIALEDLDVQVSRFESEIEAVRQREDRDRSLLKSGATDAKQLSDLQHELETLLRRQASLEDSLLDVMERREELQGRLDAEQRALEALQSELDSARQALDAALAEIDQARQEHSSRREALTAALDPALSALYERQRAGGGPGAGPLLGHRCGACRIEIGRGELSRISAAPEDDLVRCPECGAILLRVKGFEQ from the coding sequence ATGAAAGCCGAAGTAGCGCAGCAACGTTCGCTGCTCGAGTTGTCGAAACTGGATGCCGAGCTGTCCCGCATCGCACACCGGGCCGCCCACCTGCCACAGCAAGAGGCCTACGAGCGGATGCAGGCCGAGCACACCGCCGCCGGTGACCGGCTGGCCGCGGTTCGAATTGCGCTGGAAGACTTAGACGTTCAAGTATCGCGATTCGAGTCGGAGATCGAGGCGGTGCGGCAACGCGAAGACCGCGACCGATCGTTGCTCAAGTCGGGTGCGACGGACGCCAAGCAGCTCTCGGACCTCCAGCACGAGCTGGAGACGCTGCTTCGCCGTCAAGCCAGCCTGGAAGACTCCCTGCTGGATGTGATGGAGCGCCGCGAGGAGCTGCAGGGCCGGCTGGACGCCGAGCAGCGGGCGCTCGAGGCGCTGCAGTCCGAGCTGGACAGCGCCCGGCAGGCCCTCGATGCCGCGCTCGCCGAAATCGACCAGGCCCGCCAGGAGCATTCGTCGCGGCGCGAGGCGCTGACCGCCGCACTGGACCCCGCGCTGTCCGCCCTTTACGAACGACAGCGCGCTGGGGGAGGACCGGGCGCCGGGCCACTGCTGGGGCATCGGTGCGGTGCTTGCCGGATCGAGATCGGCCGCGGCGAACTGTCCCGCATCTCGGCCGCCCCCGAGGACGACCTGGTGCGATGCCCGGAGTGCGGCGCGATCCTGTTGCGGGTCAAGGGATTCGAGCAGTGA